The following nucleotide sequence is from Trifolium pratense cultivar HEN17-A07 linkage group LG2, ARS_RC_1.1, whole genome shotgun sequence.
AAATGGCTGCAATGCGATGGAAAATATAGTACAAATAAGGAAATTAGCACCGATTGATCACTGCTCTAGTTAGTTAAATAGCTAATATTGTGCTGTTAAAAACTGAAAATTGTGTCTGATATAGATGTTGAAATGTCATGCCCATTGtattaatgtatttattttctCCCCGAAACCATTAGGTCTTTTTTCATTGTTTGTTGGATTCATACATACAAATAGCTGGATGTGAGTTTTCTTGGAGGTTGGCCACAACGGGAGAAGAGGAGGGAGGTGGTGTCTGGTTGGAAGAGAAAGAGTATAGATTTGGTTGTAATTTTTGCATGTATATTGAATAATAAAGAGAATAGACTAGATTAGATACATAGAAGAATGAATTAATAATGATggaatagaatagaatagaatagaataCAAGTAGAAAGAAATACATAAGGGTGGGTGAATCAATCTTTAAGGCCTAGTTCAAGCTCTAACTCATCATCCTCTTCAAACAATTTCAAAAGAAGAGCATATTGCTCTTCCCTTTTCTTCTTACGCCATaacttaaaaagtaaaaaagataACAAAGAAAATACGACAAGCGCAATAAAGACAGTAATAAGCATAATCATAGTAAAAGAACCACTGCTTCTTTGAGTTTGAGACTCTGACTCTGCTGCAACAGCAtgtttagaagaagaagaatcatcATCATTACAAAACCCTGtttcacaaacaaacaaaattagcTGTTATCCATCTGCATTGCTTGTTCATACatagatatagatagattaTAACAcacgcgcgcgcacacacacacaatttAGGAGGAGGGAGGTATGCAAGACAGAACAGGAAATGATTCATTCATTAGTAATCATCACACACCCACAACTAAATtcaataatagtaataataagcAATTGTTGGgaaatttttgtcaaaaaaaaaagaagcaattgTTAGGAAATTGCAAAAatactaaataataaataaattattggagAGGGAAAAAGAAGCGGTCAAAGCAAGCAACCTAGAATGAAAAGTGAAGAGTAGGCAACAAGGAAACTCAGTGATCTCACAATTGGgctcatcatcatcttcatctgcGATCTCTTATGTTTATGATTGATGAGGCTTTTGCCTTCTTCCCATttactatatattattgttaCGTCGTCATCTCCAATGATCTCTTTAACGTTTTCCATACATTTTACATCAACGCCaatttcttatttattgtttgttgaTCCTAACAAAGTTAATTACTCTCTGCCCATGCCATATACTAATCTCATAAATCATCcgtcttccttttttttttgttacatgtcACTAGcgtactccctccgtccaaaatataagcaaaaacgagtcaaagaaacttgatatatttggttaaagatttggactaaatacatttatttttattgaccactttttgcttatattttggaacgaaGAAAGTAGGAAGCTTATATATATTTAGATAATAGGCTTCCATttgaaaaactatatattttttttatataggatATCTATAGTTAGACACTTAGACTCATCCAATGGTGGAAGATCTTCGGCTACTAAAGTCAATGTGTAATAAGTTTATTTTAGTAGTCactagagctgggtatgcgggctagcccatcccgtttaacccgccccgcataaacccgcatattaaacgggaCGAACAAGCCCGTCGGAAAATATAAAtgagttataatattaagctCGAGTCTAGTCCGCATAAGCtcgcgggttaaacggttaacccgcaatctattacaaaaaaaataaaaaaatcacttttcaaaaaataaactaaattagtaaaatattgatataataaaagcttaaaaaaatatattattaataatttgatgttataaaaataaataaagtttgtgatatcattgagtttatctatcttctctttgtaagtaatgcaactaaaatcaaattcaactgattcttGTCGTCATTTTTGTACCGTCCATCGGTAGCTTGGAGAAGTGTGTTTTCCATGATCCAATTAGACTGATTATGGTGCGTGAGGtcaatttcttattttatacAAGTAGTTTTTACCATTTGATTAATAAATTTCACTATTATAATAAATGAGATGAGATATGATGAGACTTATTGACCAAATAGTAAAAACGACATTTTTACATAGCACAAAATTATTGACCAAATAGTAAAAACGACATTTTTACATAgcacaaaattattttacttgtGTATATTAAAGGAAACTTGTATCGAATGGAAAATTAAACTGACCTCACTTGAGGTCACTTTAAATGACATGGACCCCCCCCCTCCCTTCCAATTTTGGATAAGATACTAACCTTCTCTAAAGTCTTTTGAAATAGATGAAAATCCCCCTTACCAACTTAACATTGTTTACTAATCATTAAATTTTAAGGAGCAAAACGAACAAGAGAAGTATATGGGAAAGCTAAAGACAACAAATACAAGATTTTCCAACTATAACAAACACTGCAAGATCCCTCCCCAAAACAAACTGATAACGACACTAAAACACCAGGACCAAGATCATCTAAGCAGCACCAAAGATAAATACAGGCTCAAAACCAAATTCACAAAGGACAGCAAAAACAGTGTTAATGAGAGCGACGAAAATGAACTAAAGGAAAAGGTCATTATAGAAGGCCAAAAGAGATGAGAATGAAAGGAAGACATTGACGAAAACGAACTAAGGGAAAATGTCATAATAGAAAGTGTGGCAAGAACAAATGCGACAATAACGAACGAGACGAGAATGAAGATGAATGATACTTAATATTAAACCTCCAAGGAATCCTTCATCATTGATTTCATTCTCATCTCTTTCGTTAATATTAAGTATCATTCATCATCGTTAATATTAAGTATCATTCATCATCGATGATGAATGTTACTTACTATAGTATTCCTAACAGCACGGTTGTTCAGTAATCAGTGGTAAAGAATTGTACTAAAACTTAATTGTAACTCTCATCATGATCACAgctaaactttttttataacaatttttaatgaattttgtaaGTCCTAACTCCTAATATCATTTCATCGTTTTCTATAAAATACCTAGAAGAAACAAAATTGCATCCCATGAATCCAACAAATAACGAATTTCACACATGCATACATCAAAAAGAAATATAGAATTATAGAACATGTAAGTAATACTGGTCCTGGTCCTGCTACCATCAAAATTAATCTACCACAATCAAGCATTTAGGTTTCAACGTTgataaaatcacaaaatatcTCAAACTTCACTATAGCAGAAAATAGGAAAGAAACGAAACTCTACCAAAAAGTCACGACAAAACCATAGCCTTTCAATGGGAACTAGGAACAATTTTCACTTAAAGCACTTAGCATCCAAAAGAGCCTCACCCTCAAAAGGTTCAGCATCTTCAATCATCTGACTGGCACGCTCTTTCTGAGCTTCATCAGAGATGTCAACCTTGGTCCACTCATATAGCTCCATGTCATAGCATTCATCAATGACAAACTTTGGAATCTCTTGACCACGGAAAAGCCACAATCCCTTCACCTTAAATGGAGGCTCTGATCCAATCACAAGCATCTTTCCAAATGCATACTTGCGAGCAAGATCCATCCTCTGAAGAAATCCTCCAACCTTGTTCAGTGTCACGAAAGAAACAGTGTTCTCATCATTGTATTTGTAGTCACAAAACCAGAGAGAATATCCCTCCGGATCATACATGTCCCAGAATCCTGCAAGTCAAACAGGAATTAGATTGACAAGTTATCTACAATACATTCATAATCCAGAAGGATGTAAGCAAATATCATAATCCTAAAAGCTACAACACTTGAAAAAGATAAACTACAGGAGCATAAATGAACAATACCATTGACTGCAACCTCACGGAAGTTAGTCTTTGTGTTAGAGTAGAGTCTTTTCCAGTCATCCAATACCATCTTGCttggaggaagaagatcaaGAGGATTCTTGGGTTTGGGCTTGGGTGCCTCCTCTTCAGCTTCTTCTTTGGGCTTTTCGGGCTCTGATTTAGACACTTTCTTTGGTTCTTCTTTGGTTTTGGGCTTTGATTCCTTAGGCTGGGCAGGCTTCTTTGCAGATTGAATAGGTGGCATAGCTTCAGTCTGCTTAACCTGGCCTAATATCTTTCTGAAATTTGGCTGGTTGACCAAGGTCCAGAAGTATCTCTCAACATGAGGAAACTCTGAGGTGAAACTCTTGACCAAGAGTTTAGAGAAACCCAAATACAAGTTGACTGTTGTAATGATGTCGGCAAGGGTAACAGAATCCCCGACCAGATAGGTATTTTGGGCAAGGTGAGTGTTCAAAGCCTCAAATGATCTCTTCAATGCAGCAATTGCAGCCTCCTCTGCCTTCATTCAgacaaataattcaaaaagaGGAAAACATTCAGTAAAAGGGTAAGTTAACAGGTATTACAAACCAATCAAGATAGAGATTGTTGTACCAACTAAGATGTTAAAACATTTGTTTCTGGCCATACCAATTGATTTCAGAAAACACCTATCATTACTTTTGAATAATTGCCACTAACTCAAATATCATTATATAATTGCTATCAATACTTAGAGATTAGAAACTTGAAACTAATTACCAAAGCACTaatgatattgaaaaaaaaaacattatacaTAACTTACTGGAGGAAGGTAGGGGGCAAATCCAAGTCTTGGCAGGTACAACTTGATAATATTGGCATCAATCTCCAAAGAAGAAAAATCAATCCACTGATCAACGTGGGCCTGAAAAAGTAAAATACAAAGAGAATGAAACAAGAGGACATTTCCAAAGGAAGATATAATTAagcgtgtatatatatatatatatatatatatatatatatatatatatatatatatatatatatatatatatatatatatatatatatatatatatatatatatatatatatatatatatatatatatatcagaaTAAAAATCGTTGACACTACAGGTACCTGATCAATGGGAGATGATCCAAACAAAGTGTTTTCACTGGATCGGGCAACTGCGGCAAACACAGACAATAGTGAATGACAAGAAGGAATAATAAATGTAGATAAAAGAGAAATGGATAAACGGTAAGCATACCATAGCGAGCAATGGCATTGCTCTCAAAGACAGAACCGTGAGGGGTTTCCAAGACAGGAACCTGGaagttaattaataataaatactaCTAGttataatttgatttgatgatgATTATATATTAGTATATGGGAAAAGAAAGACCTTTCCAATAGGGTTCATCTTGAGAAATTGAGGAGTTTTGTTGGAAACACCCATCTGAAAATCTGGGACCAATTGAACTTGAACGCCGGCATATTCAGCGGTAATTAGAGTCTTGTAAGCATTTTTGTTTTCCTTGGTAGCGTGAAGGGtctacaaaattaattaattaatcaatcagTAATTGAAAGTAAAGTAGATAAACAACGAGAGATAGTATAGTATtgaaagtaaaaaagaaaaagtgactGACGAGAGCCATGGGTGGTTTGTTGCTTTGGCAGCAGTGGTTCTG
It contains:
- the LOC123910769 gene encoding uncharacterized protein LOC123910769; its protein translation is MENVKEIIGDDDVTIIYSKWEEGKSLINHKHKRSQMKMMMSPIVRSLSFLVAYSSLFILGFCNDDDSSSSKHAVAAESESQTQRSSGSFTMIMLITVFIALVVFSLLSFLLFKLWRKKKREEQYALLLKLFEEDDELELELGLKD
- the LOC123910765 gene encoding elongation factor 1-gamma-like; its protein translation is MALTLHATKENKNAYKTLITAEYAGVQVQLVPDFQMGVSNKTPQFLKMNPIGKVPVLETPHGSVFESNAIARYVARSSENTLFGSSPIDQAHVDQWIDFSSLEIDANIIKLYLPRLGFAPYLPPAEEAAIAALKRSFEALNTHLAQNTYLVGDSVTLADIITTVNLYLGFSKLLVKSFTSEFPHVERYFWTLVNQPNFRKILGQVKQTEAMPPIQSAKKPAQPKESKPKTKEEPKKVSKSEPEKPKEEAEEEAPKPKPKNPLDLLPPSKMVLDDWKRLYSNTKTNFREVAVNGFWDMYDPEGYSLWFCDYKYNDENTVSFVTLNKVGGFLQRMDLARKYAFGKMLVIGSEPPFKVKGLWLFRGQEIPKFVIDECYDMELYEWTKVDISDEAQKERASQMIEDAEPFEGEALLDAKCFK